In a genomic window of Demequina muriae:
- a CDS encoding sensor histidine kinase, protein MDWPLLAIVLGVGAVCLAALAAILGSRLRGARARIGALEAELSRDTEAERALAAADERARIAREMHDVVAHTLSVVVAQADGGRFAGAQDPALAQRALETIADVGRSALAEMRAMLGLLRDTDSEVALGPQPSLGDIPTLVASAREDGLDVSYVTTGTPRPLPIGAGLAMYRIVQEALTNVRKHAGPSPSVYVQLTWEADAAVVAVGDDGRGAAARRDGSGLGIAGMRERVGVFGGSLTAGPRAGGGFLVRARLPLAPRRAPSSPSVETTSDS, encoded by the coding sequence ATGGACTGGCCCCTGCTCGCCATCGTGCTCGGCGTCGGCGCGGTCTGCCTCGCCGCCCTTGCCGCGATACTGGGGAGTCGCCTGCGCGGAGCCCGCGCGCGCATCGGCGCTCTCGAGGCGGAGCTGAGCCGGGACACGGAGGCCGAGCGCGCTCTTGCGGCGGCCGACGAGCGCGCCCGCATCGCCCGCGAGATGCACGACGTCGTGGCCCACACGCTCTCGGTGGTGGTCGCCCAGGCCGACGGGGGCCGATTCGCCGGCGCCCAGGACCCCGCCCTCGCTCAGCGCGCACTCGAGACCATCGCAGACGTGGGGCGATCAGCGCTGGCGGAGATGCGCGCGATGCTCGGCCTGCTCCGCGACACCGACTCGGAGGTCGCACTCGGACCGCAGCCCAGCCTCGGGGACATCCCCACGCTGGTCGCCTCGGCCCGGGAGGACGGCCTCGACGTGAGCTACGTGACCACGGGCACTCCCCGGCCCCTCCCGATCGGCGCCGGGCTGGCGATGTACCGCATCGTCCAGGAGGCGCTCACGAACGTGCGCAAGCACGCCGGTCCATCCCCGAGCGTCTACGTCCAGCTCACGTGGGAGGCCGATGCGGCCGTCGTCGCGGTCGGCGACGACGGTCGGGGCGCAGCGGCAAGACGCGACGGCAGCGGCCTGGGAATTGCCGGCATGCGCGAACGCGTGGGCGTCTTCGGAGGCTCGCTGACGGCGGGGCCGCGCGCGGGGGGAGGGTTCCTGGTGCGGGCGCGACTGCCGCTCGCACCGCGGCGTGCGCCGAGCTCACCATCCGTCGAGACCACCTCCGACTCCTGA